GCCGGCGAGGTGGGGGCGGCGCATGCTCCAATCCAGGCATGAGCAAGCAAAACGACGTCGCTGTGCCCTTACGGTTTCTATCTCGACACCGAGCCCTGTCATCCCTTTTTCGCCCTTCACGGTGAGCTGATACATACCGTCACCCGCATCCGCCAGGGTCAACCAGCCCAAGTCGATGAAACAGTCGTGCAGTTGTACGGCCAGGGATCCTGTCATGTGGTCATAACAGGTCCGTGCCAGCTGCAATCGAGTGGGGGTCGTCGAAACAAATGCGGTCTGCGCGTTCCGGCTGATCACCATCAGGGCTTCAATAGCTTGGGCCACGTGCGCCTCCGCCAGGCTGAAGTAGCGATGCCTGCCTTGGGTGTGCAGTTTGATCAAACCATCCTCTTTAAGCCTTGCCAAGTGCGCGCTTGCCGTGGAGGCACTGACGTCGGCGATGACGGCCATTTCGGTGCTGGTACGGGCGTGACCGTCCATCAGCGAGCACAGCATTTTTGTCCTCGCGGGTTCCGCAATGGCGCCTGCGACACGAGAAATGGCGGTTTCATTGCGTTGGGAATCCATATTTCGTTCCTGGGCGAATTGTCGGTGTGACGGTTGTTCGATAGTAGCCGTTCTTTGCGAAAAGGACTGCCACC
This genomic stretch from Pseudomonas orientalis harbors:
- a CDS encoding ArsR/SmtB family transcription factor, translating into MDSQRNETAISRVAGAIAEPARTKMLCSLMDGHARTSTEMAVIADVSASTASAHLARLKEDGLIKLHTQGRHRYFSLAEAHVAQAIEALMVISRNAQTAFVSTTPTRLQLARTCYDHMTGSLAVQLHDCFIDLGWLTLADAGDGMYQLTVKGEKGMTGLGVEIETVRAQRRRFACSCLDWSMRRPHLAGALGAAVLQAVRSRKWVIQDLDSRALALTPKGRKELYGRFGIKVEDKVLDKSGTAPL